The Streptomyces sp. NBC_01689 genome includes a window with the following:
- a CDS encoding MFS transporter, with the protein MAVVRDLRVLLRVRNFRHLLGIRLLSQGADGVYQVALATYVVFSPEKQTSAASIASAMAVLLLPYSLIGPFAGVLLDRWRRRQVFLYGNLLRASLAAVTAVLILTPVPAWLFYVSALCVTAVNRFVLAGLSAALPRVVDADRLVIANSLSPTAGTLAATAGGGLAFIVRLAASDSDAAVVLVGAALYLCAALASLRISPELLGPERRWVRPRLRVAVADTARGLVAGVRHLAEPGRREAAWALLAMTLMRFCYGALTVMMLMLCRYAWSSGSDDGLALLGLAVGISGAGFFAAAVLTPWAVGRVGPGGWIIVCAATAAVLEPALGLPFTPPPVLAAAFVLGLTTQGAKIATDTVVQSSVDDGYRGRIFSVYDVLFNVAFVGAAAVAALILPPDGRSASLVITVALVYAAIGASMARFERLSVSHQ; encoded by the coding sequence ATGGCCGTCGTGCGTGACCTGCGCGTCCTCCTGCGCGTCAGGAACTTCAGACATCTGCTCGGGATCCGCCTGCTCTCCCAGGGCGCCGACGGGGTCTACCAGGTCGCGCTCGCCACCTACGTCGTCTTCTCCCCGGAGAAACAGACCTCGGCGGCTTCGATCGCCTCGGCGATGGCCGTCCTGCTCCTGCCGTACTCCCTCATCGGCCCCTTCGCCGGCGTCCTGCTGGACCGCTGGCGGCGCCGCCAGGTCTTCCTGTACGGGAATCTGCTGCGGGCCTCGCTGGCCGCCGTGACCGCCGTCCTGATACTGACCCCCGTGCCCGCCTGGCTCTTCTACGTCTCCGCGCTGTGCGTCACCGCGGTCAACCGCTTCGTCCTGGCGGGCCTCTCGGCCGCCCTTCCGCGCGTCGTCGACGCCGACCGGCTGGTGATCGCCAACTCCCTGTCGCCCACCGCCGGGACCCTCGCAGCGACCGCGGGCGGCGGCCTCGCCTTCATAGTGCGGCTGGCCGCCTCGGACTCGGACGCGGCGGTCGTGCTTGTCGGGGCCGCCCTCTATCTGTGCGCGGCGCTCGCCTCCCTGCGCATCTCGCCGGAGCTTCTCGGGCCGGAGCGGCGGTGGGTGCGGCCGAGACTGCGCGTCGCGGTCGCCGACACCGCGCGCGGTCTGGTGGCGGGCGTGCGGCATCTCGCCGAGCCGGGACGCCGCGAGGCCGCCTGGGCCCTCCTCGCCATGACGCTGATGCGCTTCTGCTACGGCGCCCTGACGGTCATGATGCTGATGCTCTGCCGGTACGCCTGGTCGTCCGGCTCGGACGACGGGCTCGCCCTGCTGGGGCTCGCCGTGGGTATCTCGGGGGCCGGGTTCTTCGCCGCGGCCGTGCTGACTCCCTGGGCGGTCGGGCGGGTGGGCCCCGGTGGCTGGATCATCGTCTGCGCCGCCACGGCCGCGGTCCTCGAACCCGCGCTCGGCCTGCCCTTCACGCCGCCGCCCGTGCTGGCCGCCGCCTTCGTCCTGGGCCTGACCACACAGGGCGCGAAGATCGCCACCGACACGGTGGTCCAGTCCTCGGTCGACGACGGCTACCGCGGCCGGATCTTCTCGGTCTACGACGTCCTGTTCAACGTCGCGTTCGTCGGCGCGGCCGCGGTGGCCGCCTTGATACTGCCTCCTGACGGGCGATCGGCTTCCCTCGTGATCACCGTGGCCCTGGTCTACGCGGCAATTGGTGCTTCTATGGCCCGCTTTGAGCGTCTGTCAGTGTCACATCAATGA
- a CDS encoding CCA tRNA nucleotidyltransferase has protein sequence MPNANEDNSSALSQVQRRAVSELLRVSPVADDLARRFQEAGFSLALVGGSVRDALLGRLGNDLDFTTDARPEDVLKIVRPWADALWEVGIAFGTVGAQKDALVDGVRQSFQIEITTYRSEAYDRTSRKPEVSYGDSIEEDLVRRDFTVNAMAVALPEKTFIDPHGGRDDLAARVLRTPGTPEQSFSDDPLRMMRAARFAAQLDFEVAPDVVAAMTDMAGRIEIVSAERVRDELNKLLLSAHPRKGLTLLVDTGLSAHVLPELPALRLESDEHHRHKDVYDHSLIVLEQAMALEENGPDLTLRLAALLHDIGKPRTRRFEKDGRVSFHHHEMVGAKMTKKRMSELKYSNELVKDVSRLVELHLRFHGYGTGEWTDSAVRRYVRDAGPLLERLHKLTRSDCTTRNKRKATALSRAYDGLEERIAQLQEQEELDSIRPDLDGNQIMEILGIGPGPAIGQAYKFLLELRLENGPTDHDTAVAALKEWWAGQG, from the coding sequence GTGCCGAACGCCAACGAAGACAATTCCAGTGCCCTGAGTCAGGTGCAGCGACGCGCGGTGAGTGAGCTGCTGCGGGTGTCCCCTGTCGCCGACGATCTCGCCCGCCGGTTCCAGGAGGCAGGATTCTCCCTCGCTCTCGTGGGCGGCTCGGTCCGGGACGCGCTCCTCGGCCGGCTCGGCAACGACCTGGACTTCACCACCGACGCCCGCCCCGAGGACGTACTGAAGATCGTGCGCCCCTGGGCGGATGCCCTCTGGGAGGTCGGGATCGCCTTCGGCACCGTCGGCGCGCAGAAGGACGCGCTCGTGGACGGCGTACGGCAGTCCTTCCAGATCGAGATCACGACGTACCGCTCCGAGGCGTACGACCGCACCTCCCGCAAGCCCGAGGTGTCCTACGGCGACTCGATCGAGGAAGACCTCGTCCGTCGCGACTTCACGGTGAACGCGATGGCCGTCGCGCTTCCGGAGAAGACGTTCATCGACCCGCACGGTGGCCGTGACGATCTGGCCGCCCGGGTGCTGCGCACCCCGGGAACCCCCGAGCAGTCCTTCTCCGACGATCCGCTGCGGATGATGCGGGCCGCGCGGTTCGCGGCGCAGCTCGACTTCGAGGTGGCCCCGGACGTCGTCGCGGCGATGACGGACATGGCCGGACGTATCGAGATCGTCTCCGCGGAACGGGTGCGTGACGAGCTCAACAAGCTGCTTCTCTCGGCGCACCCGCGCAAGGGCCTGACCCTGCTCGTCGACACCGGTCTCTCGGCCCATGTGCTGCCGGAGCTGCCGGCCCTGCGGCTGGAGAGCGACGAGCACCACCGGCACAAGGACGTCTACGACCACAGCCTGATCGTTCTGGAACAGGCGATGGCGCTGGAGGAGAACGGCCCCGACCTGACCCTACGGCTGGCCGCGCTGCTGCATGACATCGGCAAGCCGAGGACCCGGCGTTTCGAGAAGGACGGCCGCGTCTCCTTCCACCACCACGAGATGGTGGGCGCGAAGATGACCAAGAAGCGGATGTCCGAGCTCAAGTACTCGAACGAGCTCGTGAAGGACGTCTCCCGGCTGGTCGAACTCCATCTGCGGTTCCACGGCTACGGCACCGGTGAGTGGACCGATTCCGCGGTGCGTCGCTACGTACGGGACGCGGGGCCGCTCCTGGAGCGTCTTCACAAGCTGACCCGCTCCGACTGCACCACCCGGAACAAGCGCAAGGCGACGGCGCTCTCGCGTGCGTACGACGGCCTGGAGGAGCGCATCGCGCAGCTCCAGGAACAGGAGGAGCTGGACTCGATCCGGCCTGACCTGGACGGCAACCAGATCATGGAGATCCTGGGCATCGGCCCGGGTCCGGCGATCGGCCAGGCCTACAAGTTCCTGCTGGAGCTGCGGCTGGAGAACGGCCCCACGGACCACGACACGGCCGTGGCGGCGCTCAAGGAGTGGTGGGCCGGGCAGGGCTGA
- a CDS encoding LppU/SCO3897 family protein produces MATPPPHGQNPYAQQPTAPMGQQPGQPGVPPQQPYAPFPNQGAPVPPPAPTPGKRVGKKALRIVILIVIALGVYGVKWYLGQSDAETTSVGSCMHNNGTDSNADLKTVDCSSGDAQYKVVSKFDNTSDDTKCKDVSDATISYIQSGGGHDVVLCLKENK; encoded by the coding sequence ATGGCTACTCCGCCGCCCCACGGCCAGAACCCGTACGCCCAGCAGCCCACCGCTCCCATGGGGCAGCAGCCCGGCCAGCCGGGGGTACCCCCGCAGCAGCCCTACGCGCCGTTCCCGAACCAGGGCGCCCCGGTGCCTCCGCCGGCCCCGACCCCGGGCAAGCGTGTCGGCAAGAAGGCTCTGCGCATCGTCATCCTGATAGTCATCGCCCTCGGCGTGTACGGGGTGAAGTGGTACCTGGGCCAGAGCGACGCGGAGACCACGTCGGTCGGTAGCTGCATGCACAACAACGGCACGGACTCCAATGCCGACCTCAAGACGGTCGACTGCTCCTCGGGCGACGCCCAGTACAAGGTCGTCTCGAAGTTCGACAACACGAGTGACGACACCAAGTGCAAGGACGTCTCGGACGCCACGATCTCCTACATCCAGTCGGGCGGCGGCCACGACGTGGTGCTGTGCCTGAAGGAGAACAAGTAG